A single window of Caldimicrobium thiodismutans DNA harbors:
- the ruvB gene encoding Holliday junction branch migration DNA helicase RuvB, which translates to MWDFRPSTLEEFIGQKRLKEELSIYLSSIKKRKEVFPHTLFVGAPGLGKTTLARIIAFELRRELKITSGPVLDKPGAVAGILTNLSEGEILFIDEIHRIPKPCQEILYSAMEDFALDILIGKNQGARSVRLNLPRFTLIGATNKPNLLLGPLLDRFQLSFKLDYYQEEELKDILLKVSSLWGLKLSEESACKLAKAGKGIPRQALNLLRRLKEFMHHFTPQDSKILEVTEGEIKAFFQLLDIDEWGLTPEDRRCLFTLYRDFKGGPVGLNSLALSSRISPDELETLYEPALIRLGLMARTRKGRVITKLGEKYLKERNLFHVSL; encoded by the coding sequence ATGTGGGATTTTCGGCCCTCAACTCTTGAGGAATTCATAGGGCAAAAGCGCCTTAAAGAAGAGCTCTCCATTTACCTTTCTTCCATTAAAAAGAGAAAGGAGGTCTTTCCCCATACCCTTTTTGTTGGAGCACCAGGCCTTGGGAAAACAACTCTTGCCCGGATAATTGCCTTTGAACTCAGAAGGGAGCTCAAAATTACCTCTGGTCCTGTGCTTGATAAACCAGGAGCTGTAGCTGGAATACTCACTAATCTCTCCGAGGGAGAAATCCTCTTTATTGACGAAATTCATCGCATCCCTAAGCCCTGTCAAGAGATCCTCTACTCTGCTATGGAAGACTTTGCCCTTGACATCCTTATTGGCAAAAATCAAGGAGCTCGCTCAGTGAGACTAAATCTGCCAAGATTTACCCTAATTGGAGCTACAAACAAGCCTAATCTTCTCTTAGGGCCACTTCTGGATAGATTTCAGCTCTCATTTAAGCTTGATTATTATCAGGAAGAGGAGCTTAAAGATATCCTTCTCAAGGTGAGTTCCCTGTGGGGCCTTAAACTCTCTGAGGAATCTGCCTGCAAGCTTGCTAAAGCTGGCAAAGGCATTCCAAGACAGGCCTTAAATCTCCTGAGAAGACTTAAAGAGTTTATGCATCATTTTACTCCCCAGGATTCAAAGATTTTAGAGGTTACAGAAGGAGAAATAAAGGCCTTTTTTCAGCTTTTAGATATTGATGAATGGGGTCTAACCCCTGAAGATCGGAGATGTTTATTTACCCTGTATCGGGATTTTAAAGGTGGCCCAGTGGGTCTCAATTCCCTTGCCCTTTCATCGCGTATAAGCCCGGATGAGCTTGAAACCCTTTATGAACCAGCTCTTATCCGTTTAGGCCTTATGGCCCGAACTCGCAAAGGAAGGGTTATCACCAAACTGGGTGAAAAATATCTCAAAGAAAGGAACCTTTTTCATGTCTCTCTTTAA
- the lpxA gene encoding acyl-ACP--UDP-N-acetylglucosamine O-acyltransferase, translating into MSKIHSTAYVDKSAELEEGVEIGPNSYIGPRVYLGSGTIIKANSYLESHTRIGKNNQIGPFAVIGTPPQHLSYRGEETYVEIGDDNIIREFVTIHRGTLQDAGITKIGNNCLLMSYVHIAHDCQVGDHVIMSNNATLGGHVRVGDRVVMGGFAAVHQFCRIGAYAFVGGMSGVDKDVPPFVKVFGVPAKIQGLNLVGLRRAGWGKDEIRRLSQALGIFLDGPSTLKEVIQELRDVFGDDPLIAQLIAFLENPSKQGIMRRKPFEGEDV; encoded by the coding sequence ATGAGTAAAATTCATTCTACTGCTTATGTTGACAAAAGTGCTGAGCTTGAAGAGGGGGTTGAAATCGGGCCCAATAGTTATATTGGTCCCAGGGTTTATCTCGGAAGTGGGACCATTATTAAGGCCAATTCTTATCTTGAAAGCCATACCCGTATAGGGAAAAACAATCAAATTGGCCCTTTTGCTGTGATTGGGACACCGCCCCAACATCTTTCATACAGGGGAGAAGAGACCTATGTGGAGATAGGAGATGATAATATTATCCGAGAGTTTGTAACCATTCACAGAGGAACCCTTCAGGATGCAGGTATTACTAAGATTGGAAATAATTGTTTGCTTATGAGCTATGTCCATATAGCCCATGACTGCCAGGTAGGGGACCATGTAATCATGTCAAATAATGCTACCCTTGGGGGGCATGTAAGGGTAGGGGATAGGGTGGTTATGGGGGGGTTTGCAGCAGTGCATCAATTTTGCAGAATAGGTGCCTATGCCTTTGTAGGGGGTATGAGCGGGGTAGACAAAGATGTGCCACCCTTTGTGAAGGTTTTTGGGGTCCCTGCTAAAATTCAGGGTCTTAATCTTGTGGGTCTTAGACGGGCTGGCTGGGGAAAGGATGAGATTCGCAGGCTTTCTCAAGCCCTGGGCATCTTCTTAGATGGTCCCTCAACTTTAAAAGAGGTCATTCAGGAGCTCAGAGATGTCTTTGGAGATGATCCCCTGATTGCTCAGTTAATTGCCTTTCTGGAAAACCCTTCTAAACAGGGTATAATGAGAAGAAAGCCCTTTGAAGGAGAAGATGTCTGA
- a CDS encoding sulfurtransferase TusA family protein, translating to MRFLEEELKPDLSVDIVHLMCPIHLLELNEAIKQIEPGQILELVTDYERALEDVPKWCEVFGQEFIGLREDGEIYKFYIRRKI from the coding sequence ATGAGATTTTTGGAGGAAGAATTAAAGCCAGATCTATCAGTTGATATTGTGCACCTTATGTGTCCTATTCATCTTCTTGAGCTTAATGAGGCTATTAAACAAATAGAACCAGGTCAGATTCTTGAGCTGGTTACTGATTATGAAAGAGCCCTTGAGGATGTCCCCAAATGGTGTGAGGTCTTTGGTCAAGAGTTTATTGGCCTTCGGGAGGATGGAGAGATATATAAATTCTATATCAGGAGAAAGATATGA
- a CDS encoding Lrp/AsnC family transcriptional regulator, which produces MEEAYRKLLNIIQDSFPITERPFKELGEKAGLTEEEVITFLQKLQKEGILRHLGASPDSHKLGHFTCLCACHLPEDKFHLAEEIADLPEVTHAYLREHFLNFWFTLVLPSKEALEPYLRKLQEKYHLEIKAFPATRKFKVRAVFTV; this is translated from the coding sequence ATGGAAGAAGCCTACAGAAAGCTTCTAAACATTATTCAAGATAGCTTTCCCATTACGGAGAGGCCTTTTAAGGAACTTGGAGAAAAAGCTGGCCTTACAGAAGAAGAGGTGATCACCTTTCTTCAAAAACTCCAAAAAGAGGGCATCCTTAGACATCTGGGAGCAAGCCCTGACTCTCATAAACTTGGACACTTTACCTGTCTTTGCGCTTGTCACTTACCGGAGGATAAATTTCATCTTGCAGAAGAGATAGCAGATCTTCCCGAGGTTACTCATGCCTATTTAAGGGAACATTTTCTAAATTTCTGGTTTACCCTTGTGCTTCCCTCAAAGGAGGCCTTAGAACCCTATCTAAGGAAGCTCCAAGAAAAATATCACCTTGAAATTAAGGCCTTCCCAGCCACCAGAAAATTTAAAGTGCGAGCAGTCTTTACTGTATAA
- the extKL gene encoding multiheme c-type cytochrome (seleno)protein ExtKL, translating to MVFKRFFFYFWGLLLLGLLLFAPGGAKAEVKKAKSVDELIKMFDVSSCKECHQKEFKEWSESLHARSLIGTPRTLGSMAGTVESLWKEFKHSGVKSIADVTADKLMFCMKCHAPQVQYLEPSGARELAELLIKAAGGDEAAWKKVEQVNINCIICHQEKAIVHKWLDGDIDRNAIYGKKEGSHFDTKLKTLKKSPIMGQAVFCGQCHGTGPNFEFPEPSQCATAYGSYLHAYIPSGGTKVCQDCHMREDNFGHKIPAYRDERMVNKALNYSVEAEGYYYLHKPGDLRPTVRVIVKMYNKAGHRIPDGUPSPNKLVLEVTGKTKDGKVIYQDLKVLMPMASGFDRDNKMAFGAHRKTGYMVDTSLQPEKEKVKIFEFPFPYEDVEKDGKKVREIKAKEVEVTVSLWYLPSDAAENLDKLEVGKKKFLFFSEKRLVKIN from the coding sequence ATGGTGTTTAAGCGATTTTTCTTTTATTTTTGGGGATTGTTATTATTGGGCCTGTTGTTATTTGCTCCAGGTGGAGCAAAGGCAGAGGTAAAGAAGGCCAAAAGTGTTGATGAGCTCATCAAGATGTTTGATGTAAGCTCCTGTAAGGAGTGCCATCAGAAGGAATTTAAAGAGTGGTCAGAGAGTCTGCATGCAAGATCCCTTATAGGGACTCCGAGAACCCTTGGAAGTATGGCAGGGACAGTTGAGTCTCTCTGGAAGGAGTTTAAGCACTCAGGGGTTAAATCCATTGCAGATGTTACCGCAGACAAGCTTATGTTTTGTATGAAGTGTCATGCCCCTCAGGTTCAATATCTTGAGCCCTCTGGTGCAAGAGAGCTGGCAGAGTTGCTGATTAAAGCTGCAGGGGGAGACGAAGCAGCCTGGAAAAAGGTTGAGCAGGTAAACATCAACTGTATTATCTGCCATCAGGAAAAGGCCATAGTTCATAAATGGCTGGATGGTGATATTGACAGAAATGCCATTTACGGAAAAAAGGAAGGTTCTCACTTTGATACAAAGTTAAAAACCTTAAAGAAATCTCCTATAATGGGACAAGCAGTTTTCTGTGGTCAGTGCCATGGAACTGGGCCAAATTTTGAATTTCCAGAACCCTCTCAATGTGCTACAGCCTATGGAAGCTATCTGCATGCTTATATCCCAAGTGGAGGCACCAAAGTTTGTCAGGACTGCCATATGAGAGAGGATAATTTCGGACACAAGATTCCTGCTTACCGGGACGAAAGAATGGTAAATAAAGCCCTTAATTATTCCGTTGAAGCTGAGGGATACTATTATCTTCACAAACCTGGTGATTTGAGACCAACTGTTAGAGTAATTGTTAAAATGTATAATAAGGCCGGGCACCGTATACCAGATGGCTGACCTTCTCCCAACAAGCTGGTCCTTGAGGTGACTGGCAAAACCAAAGATGGAAAGGTCATTTATCAGGATCTCAAAGTTCTCATGCCTATGGCATCAGGCTTTGACAGGGACAATAAGATGGCCTTTGGTGCTCATAGAAAGACAGGTTATATGGTAGATACCTCTTTACAGCCAGAAAAAGAAAAGGTAAAGATCTTTGAATTTCCTTTCCCTTATGAAGATGTGGAAAAAGATGGTAAGAAGGTAAGAGAAATTAAGGCCAAAGAAGTAGAGGTTACTGTTAGTCTCTGGTACTTACCAAGTGATGCTGCAGAAAATCTGGATAAATTAGAAGTTGGTAAAAAGAAATTCCTTTTCTTTAGCGAAAAAAGGCTGGTTAAAATCAATTAA
- the panB gene encoding 3-methyl-2-oxobutanoate hydroxymethyltransferase codes for MSLFKLSPLEITLKKGKEKIAGITAYDYNMARLAESAGLDFILIGDSASMVVLGHPDTYPITLEEMLIFCQAVSRGAPNTLRIGDMPFLSYQVSIESALLNAGRFIKEGRCHAVKVEGGIEVVEIVSALVKAGIPVLAHIGVTPQRSLDIGGLKARGKDLETAKELLDSALALESAGAFAIVLECVPAEISRLITQRLKIPTIGIGAGPYTDGQILVFHDVVGLFPEMRPKFVKNYIDGFKIFEEALKTYQKEVKEGLFPEEKHSFKVDPQILEALSRDD; via the coding sequence ATGTCTCTCTTTAAACTCAGCCCTCTTGAGATAACCCTCAAAAAGGGGAAAGAAAAAATCGCAGGTATTACTGCCTATGATTACAATATGGCAAGATTAGCAGAATCCGCAGGCCTTGACTTTATTCTTATTGGTGATTCTGCAAGTATGGTTGTCCTTGGACATCCAGATACCTATCCCATTACCTTAGAAGAGATGCTTATTTTTTGTCAGGCGGTCTCTCGGGGAGCTCCAAACACCCTTCGTATAGGGGATATGCCCTTTCTCAGCTATCAGGTTTCCATTGAGTCAGCCCTTTTGAATGCAGGGCGTTTTATCAAGGAAGGAAGGTGCCACGCAGTAAAAGTTGAAGGTGGCATTGAGGTAGTTGAAATAGTTTCAGCCTTGGTCAAAGCAGGTATCCCTGTGTTAGCCCATATTGGAGTTACACCTCAAAGAAGCCTGGACATAGGTGGGCTTAAGGCCAGAGGGAAAGACTTAGAAACTGCAAAGGAGCTTCTTGATTCTGCCCTGGCCTTAGAGTCTGCAGGAGCCTTTGCTATAGTCCTTGAATGCGTCCCAGCAGAAATTTCAAGGCTTATTACCCAGAGATTGAAGATTCCAACTATAGGAATTGGAGCAGGGCCTTACACAGATGGGCAAATCCTTGTTTTTCACGATGTGGTAGGCCTTTTTCCAGAGATGCGCCCTAAATTTGTGAAAAATTATATAGATGGATTTAAAATCTTTGAAGAGGCTTTAAAAACCTATCAAAAGGAGGTAAAAGAGGGGCTTTTCCCTGAAGAGAAACACTCCTTTAAAGTAGATCCACAGATTTTAGAGGCCCTATCCAGAGATGATTAA
- a CDS encoding cysteine desulfurase family protein translates to MRKVYLDHMATTQPDERVYQAMLPFLKEYYGNALSVYDLGVTAREAIESARSKVADLINAKPQEIIFTSGGTESNNFALRGLATAYHKKGNHIIVSLVEHHSITNPARILEREGFEVTFLPVDKFGRIDLNFLERALKPETVLISIQLANPEVGTLQPIEEVVKLAEKVGALVHTDAVAALGQIEVDVEKLDVHALSLSSHQFYGPKGVGALYLRKGTRIQPLIYGGIQEGGKRGGTENVAGIVGMGEAAQLVKENLKVWKPKMQTLRDKLIKGLVERIPKIHLTGHPVERLPGHASFIVEFIEGEAMLLMLAMKGIYVSSGSTCTSKALKASPVLSSMGFPAHLIQGSIVFSLGKDTSEEDIEYVLSEMPPIIEKLREMSPFKEGWRDMEKWEETCPHH, encoded by the coding sequence ATGAGGAAGGTTTATCTTGATCATATGGCTACCACCCAGCCTGATGAGCGAGTCTATCAGGCCATGCTACCGTTTTTAAAAGAATATTATGGAAATGCCTTAAGTGTTTATGATCTTGGCGTTACAGCCAGAGAGGCTATTGAGTCTGCCAGATCTAAGGTTGCAGATCTTATCAATGCCAAGCCTCAGGAGATCATTTTTACCTCCGGGGGAACGGAATCCAATAACTTTGCCTTACGAGGTCTTGCTACAGCTTATCATAAAAAGGGGAATCACATTATTGTTTCACTTGTTGAACACCATTCTATAACCAATCCAGCGAGAATCCTTGAACGAGAAGGATTTGAGGTTACCTTTCTTCCTGTGGATAAATTTGGAAGGATTGATCTAAATTTTCTGGAAAGGGCTCTTAAGCCGGAAACAGTGCTTATCTCTATTCAATTAGCCAATCCTGAGGTAGGAACCCTTCAACCCATTGAAGAAGTTGTAAAACTTGCTGAAAAAGTAGGAGCCCTTGTGCACACTGATGCCGTAGCAGCTCTTGGACAGATTGAAGTAGATGTGGAAAAACTTGATGTGCATGCCCTATCCCTCTCATCTCATCAGTTTTATGGCCCTAAGGGGGTTGGCGCCCTCTATCTTAGAAAGGGAACAAGGATTCAGCCCCTTATTTATGGAGGTATTCAGGAAGGAGGTAAAAGAGGAGGCACTGAAAATGTAGCTGGTATTGTGGGAATGGGAGAAGCAGCTCAATTAGTAAAAGAGAATCTTAAAGTGTGGAAACCAAAAATGCAGACCTTAAGAGATAAACTTATTAAAGGGCTTGTGGAGAGGATTCCAAAGATACACCTTACCGGGCATCCAGTAGAGAGGCTCCCGGGGCATGCAAGTTTTATTGTTGAATTTATCGAGGGTGAGGCTATGCTTCTCATGCTTGCCATGAAGGGAATTTATGTATCAAGCGGCTCAACCTGTACCTCTAAGGCCCTTAAAGCCTCACCTGTGCTTTCTTCCATGGGCTTTCCAGCCCATCTCATTCAAGGTTCCATTGTCTTTAGTCTCGGAAAGGATACCTCTGAAGAAGATATAGAGTATGTGCTTTCTGAGATGCCTCCTATTATAGAGAAATTAAGAGAGATGTCCCCCTTTAAAGAGGGGTGGCGGGATATGGAAAAATGGGAAGAAACCTGTCCGCATCATTAA
- a CDS encoding phosphomannomutase/phosphoglucomutase: protein MKISPFIFREYDIRGKVGVDFTPEVVRLIGKAYGTMVKRNGGKKIVSGRDGRLSGPDLQKALIEGILATGVDVIDIGVTPTPVMYFSLFTSEDIGGGIQVTGSHNPPEFNGLKICLGKDTLFGKDIQKIRELVEKEDFESGKGGYSERDALSPYIEYLSQNIHLARPLKVAIDPGNGVCALTAPEIFKRLGCEIECLFCDLDGTFPHHHPDPVVPENLKFLIERVTTKGLSAGFGYDGDGDRIGVVDEKGNIIWGDQLLIIFAQDLLKRHPSAKIIGEVKCSRILYQTIEKLGGKPIMWKTGHSLIKGKMKEEGALLAGEMSGHIFFADRWFGFDDGVYASLRLAEILSSSNKPLSAFLEDLPRMISTPEIRTECPDEIKFQVVAELVERFKREGLKVIDVDGARIEFKEGWALVRASNTQPVLVLRFEAETEEFLETLKDRLYSALKEALSKHGIP from the coding sequence ATGAAAATTAGTCCCTTTATTTTCAGAGAATATGATATTCGGGGTAAAGTGGGGGTGGACTTTACTCCTGAAGTTGTGCGATTAATTGGTAAAGCCTATGGCACAATGGTTAAAAGAAATGGAGGTAAAAAAATTGTCTCGGGAAGAGATGGAAGACTCTCAGGTCCAGATTTACAAAAAGCCCTTATAGAGGGAATTCTTGCAACCGGGGTGGATGTAATTGACATAGGGGTTACCCCAACTCCTGTTATGTATTTTTCTCTCTTTACCTCAGAAGACATTGGTGGAGGGATACAGGTTACTGGCTCACACAATCCACCTGAATTTAATGGGCTTAAAATCTGTCTTGGTAAGGATACGCTTTTCGGTAAGGATATACAAAAAATAAGGGAGCTTGTGGAAAAGGAGGACTTTGAAAGTGGAAAAGGTGGATATTCTGAAAGAGATGCCCTTTCCCCTTATATAGAATATCTCTCTCAAAATATTCATCTTGCCCGCCCCCTTAAAGTGGCCATTGATCCAGGCAATGGGGTTTGTGCCCTTACTGCCCCTGAGATTTTCAAAAGGCTTGGCTGTGAGATCGAGTGTCTCTTCTGCGACCTTGATGGAACCTTTCCTCATCACCATCCTGATCCTGTGGTCCCGGAAAATCTAAAATTCTTAATTGAAAGGGTTACAACTAAAGGGCTTTCAGCAGGTTTTGGATACGATGGAGATGGGGATAGAATCGGTGTTGTTGACGAAAAAGGAAATATTATCTGGGGGGATCAACTTCTTATTATTTTTGCCCAGGACCTTCTGAAAAGACACCCCTCAGCCAAGATTATCGGTGAGGTAAAGTGTTCCCGTATACTTTACCAAACTATTGAAAAGCTTGGTGGCAAACCTATTATGTGGAAGACTGGACATTCCCTGATTAAGGGCAAGATGAAGGAAGAGGGTGCTCTCCTTGCTGGGGAGATGAGTGGACATATCTTTTTTGCAGACAGGTGGTTTGGTTTTGATGATGGAGTGTATGCAAGTTTAAGGCTTGCTGAGATACTTTCCTCTTCCAACAAACCTCTTTCTGCCTTTCTGGAAGATCTTCCAAGGATGATCTCAACCCCTGAGATAAGAACTGAGTGCCCAGATGAGATTAAATTTCAGGTAGTAGCAGAACTGGTGGAAAGATTTAAAAGAGAAGGCCTTAAGGTTATTGATGTGGATGGAGCTCGCATTGAATTTAAAGAGGGTTGGGCACTAGTTAGGGCCTCTAATACTCAGCCTGTTCTTGTTCTGCGCTTTGAAGCAGAAACTGAAGAATTTTTAGAGACCCTAAAGGATCGCCTTTACTCTGCCCTTAAAGAAGCCCTCAGTAAGCATGGAATCCCTTAA
- a CDS encoding DedA family protein has protein sequence MKETFLVLIQKFLLFFEKSSYFGVFFLMALESTLVPIPSEIIIPPAAYLASKGKMNLFGVILSGTLGSLAGALLNYSLALKFGRPAFLRFIRRYGKYVLLTEISFMKMEGFWHNHGHISTFVGRLLPGLRHVISIPAGFARMALGIFCLYTTIGALLWCTFLAICGYYFGKNEALLKEYLHKGSYGLILFCIILISAYVWFKIKIKKGPKAPKK, from the coding sequence TTGAAAGAGACATTTCTTGTTCTTATTCAGAAATTTCTTCTTTTTTTTGAAAAGAGCTCATATTTTGGAGTTTTTTTTCTAATGGCCCTTGAGTCAACTCTTGTTCCTATCCCCAGCGAGATAATTATTCCACCGGCTGCTTATCTTGCCTCTAAAGGAAAAATGAATCTCTTCGGAGTTATTCTCTCTGGAACTTTGGGAAGTCTTGCAGGAGCCCTTTTGAATTACTCCCTGGCTCTAAAATTTGGAAGACCCGCTTTTTTGAGATTTATTCGAAGATACGGGAAGTATGTCTTGTTAACTGAGATTTCCTTTATGAAGATGGAGGGTTTTTGGCATAATCATGGACACATTAGTACTTTTGTAGGGAGGCTTCTTCCCGGGCTTCGGCATGTAATCTCTATTCCTGCAGGTTTTGCTCGAATGGCGCTTGGGATCTTTTGTTTATATACAACAATAGGAGCCCTTTTGTGGTGCACCTTTTTAGCCATTTGTGGTTATTACTTTGGGAAAAATGAGGCCCTTCTCAAGGAATATCTTCATAAAGGATCATATGGATTGATTTTATTTTGTATAATCTTGATAAGTGCATATGTTTGGTTCAAGATAAAAATAAAGAAGGGGCCAAAGGCCCCCAAAAAATAG
- a CDS encoding 3-deoxy-7-phosphoheptulonate synthase, whose product MIIILEPNITQESKEFKDLMEYLKRFPHLQIKVMEHKGVTRSLIEVHLIGEDYMVSQEEIENLPGVEKAIKVTAKYRLLGRHGALTDFGFEYKGLQFSQESFHIFAGPCAVDTYENTEAIFRALKEVGLCCARMGAYKPRTSPYDFQGHGKACLPWLFDLAGKYGIKVIAMEVLAPHHIEEIQEALEDAGHPCGIILQIGTRNAQNFELLKAVGKQQDFPVLYKRGFGLSLEECLNAAEYIASEGNTKIIFCLRGVRTHLGDPHRNLVDFAHVPVVKRLTRLPVCIDPSHPIGSKVKAPDGIRDIYHVTAQGVIAGANAILVEFHPQPEKALCDGPQSLPLTELPLFLEFVQKVRETYLDLKKLVNEGKA is encoded by the coding sequence ATGATAATTATCCTGGAACCCAACATTACTCAAGAGAGCAAAGAATTTAAAGATCTGATGGAATATCTCAAACGATTTCCCCACTTGCAGATCAAGGTGATGGAGCACAAAGGGGTTACACGCTCACTTATTGAGGTCCACTTAATTGGGGAGGATTATATGGTGTCACAGGAAGAAATTGAAAATCTACCTGGAGTTGAAAAAGCCATAAAAGTTACAGCTAAATATAGATTACTGGGAAGACATGGAGCTCTCACAGATTTTGGTTTTGAATATAAGGGTCTCCAGTTCAGTCAAGAAAGTTTCCATATCTTTGCTGGCCCCTGTGCAGTGGATACTTATGAAAATACAGAGGCTATCTTCAGGGCCTTAAAGGAGGTAGGTCTTTGTTGTGCGCGCATGGGCGCCTATAAACCCCGCACCTCACCTTATGACTTTCAAGGGCATGGCAAGGCCTGTTTGCCCTGGCTTTTTGACCTGGCTGGTAAATACGGTATAAAGGTTATTGCTATGGAGGTCCTTGCTCCTCATCACATTGAGGAGATTCAAGAGGCCCTGGAAGATGCCGGCCATCCCTGTGGAATTATTCTTCAGATAGGTACGCGAAATGCCCAGAACTTTGAACTCCTTAAGGCCGTTGGGAAACAACAGGATTTTCCAGTGCTCTACAAAAGAGGATTTGGTCTCTCTTTGGAAGAGTGCCTCAATGCTGCAGAATACATTGCCTCTGAAGGGAATACTAAAATTATCTTTTGTTTAAGAGGTGTGCGCACTCACCTTGGTGATCCCCATCGCAACCTCGTTGATTTTGCTCATGTTCCTGTAGTTAAAAGACTTACAAGGCTTCCGGTCTGTATTGATCCCTCTCATCCCATTGGGTCAAAAGTTAAAGCCCCGGATGGTATCAGAGATATCTATCATGTTACTGCTCAAGGGGTTATAGCTGGAGCTAATGCCATTTTGGTTGAATTTCACCCTCAACCTGAAAAAGCCCTATGTGACGGTCCCCAGAGCCTTCCTTTAACAGAACTTCCTCTTTTCCTTGAGTTTGTGCAAAAGGTCAGAGAGACCTATCTTGATTTAAAAAAACTCGTTAATGAGGGAAAGGCATAG
- the nifU gene encoding Fe-S cluster assembly scaffold protein NifU encodes MYSEKVLDHFMNPRNVGEIPDADGVGIEGNPVCGDMMYLYIKVKNERIEDIKFKTFGCAAAIAVSSILTEMVKGKPLDEALKLTKEKIVSELGGLPPQKVHCSVLGLDALKKAIEDYRAKQNG; translated from the coding sequence ATGTATAGCGAAAAGGTTTTAGATCATTTCATGAATCCCAGAAATGTAGGAGAGATCCCTGATGCCGATGGAGTTGGTATTGAAGGGAATCCTGTTTGCGGGGATATGATGTATCTTTATATTAAGGTCAAAAATGAGCGCATTGAAGACATTAAGTTTAAGACCTTTGGATGTGCAGCTGCTATTGCAGTCTCAAGTATCCTAACCGAAATGGTTAAGGGAAAACCCTTAGATGAGGCCTTAAAACTTACCAAAGAGAAAATCGTATCTGAACTTGGAGGGCTCCCTCCCCAAAAGGTGCATTGCTCAGTTCTTGGCCTTGATGCCTTGAAAAAAGCTATTGAAGACTATCGCGCTAAACAAAATGGCTAA
- a CDS encoding iron-sulfur cluster assembly scaffold protein, which yields MAKYYGKKVLQEFLNPKNIGEIPDADIIITEENPVCTADSPPSPCLLRLYLKREGNIIKDAKFKVQGCVAAIAFLSKLTEKLKGKTIDEILKLERDFLLEELESGIPENKLSCPILNVDTLKKALLSQKIS from the coding sequence ATGGCTAAATATTATGGCAAAAAGGTCCTGCAGGAGTTTTTAAATCCCAAAAATATCGGAGAGATTCCTGATGCCGATATCATAATTACCGAGGAGAATCCTGTCTGCACAGCGGATTCTCCTCCTTCTCCCTGTCTTTTAAGGCTCTATCTCAAAAGGGAAGGAAACATCATCAAAGATGCCAAGTTCAAAGTTCAAGGCTGTGTAGCAGCCATTGCCTTCTTAAGCAAACTCACCGAAAAGCTTAAAGGCAAAACCATAGATGAAATTTTAAAATTAGAAAGGGATTTCCTTTTGGAAGAACTTGAATCAGGTATTCCTGAAAACAAACTGAGCTGTCCCATTCTCAATGTTGACACCCTAAAAAAAGCCTTGCTTTCTCAGAAAATTTCTTAA
- the fabZ gene encoding 3-hydroxyacyl-ACP dehydratase FabZ has product MGDKGEITAKEILELLPHRYPFLMVDKVLEIDPEREYIKAVKNVSHNEPFFQGHFPGNPIMPGVLILEAMAQTGAIYLKKTFPECKEKLFVLAGIENVRFKSPVLPGDTLVIEAEKFKRKGHIIRTNVTAKVEEKIVAQAEIIAAMIEVKDE; this is encoded by the coding sequence ATGGGTGATAAGGGAGAGATAACTGCTAAGGAAATTTTAGAGTTACTCCCTCACAGATATCCTTTTTTAATGGTTGATAAGGTGCTGGAGATTGATCCAGAAAGGGAATATATAAAGGCAGTTAAAAATGTGAGCCATAATGAACCCTTTTTTCAGGGACATTTCCCCGGGAACCCCATCATGCCAGGGGTTTTAATTTTAGAGGCTATGGCACAAACCGGAGCTATATATCTTAAAAAAACCTTTCCAGAATGTAAGGAGAAACTCTTTGTCTTAGCTGGAATTGAAAATGTGCGTTTCAAATCCCCTGTTTTACCCGGGGATACCTTGGTGATTGAGGCTGAAAAATTTAAAAGAAAGGGACATATTATTAGAACAAATGTAACCGCTAAGGTTGAGGAAAAAATAGTTGCTCAGGCTGAGATAATTGCTGCCATGATAGAGGTTAAAGATGAGTAA